A single region of the Gracilibacillus caseinilyticus genome encodes:
- a CDS encoding DEAD/DEAH box helicase, with the protein MENSTFQQFSLSNEIEKALDVLKYTEPTDVQNEVIPRALENQDLIVHSQTGSGKTAAFAIPICEKVAWEDNSPQALVLAPTRELAAQVREDITNIGRFKRIKALALYGREPFTFQKEELKQKTHVVVGTPGRIMDHIRQGTLQLDQVKYLVIDEADEMLKMGFIDEVEAIIQQVPSERVTMLYSATIPQAIEQLCEQYMDNPSKIKIKTEMTTKMIQHDLYEVKQSEKLSLLKDVTTVENPDSCIIFCNTQEHVDEVSTELQESGYTCEQIHGGLEQDRRFSVMEGFKTGQFRYLVATDVAARGIDVDNVSLVINFDVPIKKDSYVHRTGRTGRAGKQGQAITFADRYEEKYVASIERYIGFVIERKEAPSTKEVSELKPAFMEKMAAPRIVKNNKTARINQDIMKLHFNGGKKKKIRAMDLVGTISNIPNVTADDIGIITIKDNWSYVDILNGKGSLVLEAMEHTTVKGKKLKVSKAVK; encoded by the coding sequence ATGGAAAATAGTACTTTTCAACAATTCTCCTTAAGTAATGAAATAGAAAAAGCGTTGGACGTATTAAAATATACAGAGCCTACTGACGTTCAAAATGAAGTAATTCCACGTGCACTGGAAAATCAGGATCTAATCGTCCATTCCCAAACAGGCAGTGGAAAAACAGCTGCTTTTGCTATTCCGATCTGTGAAAAAGTTGCTTGGGAAGATAATAGTCCGCAAGCATTAGTGTTAGCTCCTACGAGAGAACTGGCTGCTCAAGTTCGTGAAGACATTACCAATATTGGCAGATTCAAACGGATTAAAGCATTGGCGTTGTATGGCAGGGAGCCTTTTACTTTTCAAAAGGAAGAATTGAAGCAAAAAACACATGTGGTAGTAGGAACGCCAGGACGTATAATGGACCATATTCGTCAAGGTACGTTGCAGCTCGATCAGGTAAAATATCTAGTCATCGATGAAGCAGATGAAATGTTAAAGATGGGATTTATTGATGAAGTAGAGGCAATTATCCAACAAGTACCTTCTGAGCGCGTCACGATGTTATACTCGGCTACAATACCACAAGCAATCGAGCAACTCTGTGAGCAATATATGGATAATCCGTCGAAAATAAAAATTAAAACAGAAATGACAACGAAAATGATTCAGCATGATCTGTATGAAGTGAAACAATCAGAGAAACTGTCACTGCTAAAAGACGTTACAACTGTTGAGAATCCTGATAGTTGTATCATTTTTTGTAACACGCAGGAGCATGTAGATGAAGTGAGTACAGAACTGCAAGAATCTGGATACACGTGTGAACAGATTCATGGAGGCTTGGAGCAAGATCGGCGTTTCTCTGTGATGGAGGGCTTTAAAACGGGTCAGTTTCGCTATCTTGTGGCAACAGATGTAGCAGCAAGAGGAATTGATGTCGATAACGTATCACTTGTTATTAATTTTGATGTGCCAATCAAAAAAGACAGCTACGTACATCGGACAGGCAGAACCGGCCGTGCAGGTAAACAAGGACAAGCAATAACTTTTGCGGATAGATATGAGGAAAAATATGTCGCAAGCATTGAACGTTATATCGGTTTTGTGATTGAAAGAAAAGAAGCCCCGTCAACAAAAGAAGTGAGCGAATTAAAGCCGGCATTTATGGAAAAAATGGCTGCACCACGTATTGTGAAAAATAATAAAACAGCAAGAATCAACCAGGATATTATGAAACTGCACTTTAATGGTGGTAAAAAGAAAAAAATACGTGCCATGGACCTTGTAGGTACGATATCCAACATCCCAAATGTAACGGCTGATGATATCGGCATTATTACAATCAAAGACAATTGGTCTTATGTGGATATTTTGAATGGTAAAGGTTCATTAGTGCTGGAAGCTATGGAGCATACGACGGTGAAAGGGAAGAAATTGAAAGTGAGTAAAGCGGTGAAATAA
- a CDS encoding putative holin-like toxin has translation MYESFMVLFSFGTFLIALLALIVSIIKRK, from the coding sequence ATGTATGAAAGTTTTATGGTACTATTTTCTTTTGGTACCTTCTTGATTGCATTACTTGCTTTGATTGTATCTATAATCAAGCGGAAATAG
- a CDS encoding GTPase domain-containing protein, whose translation MTMEEQLISKSYYHTFTEGIQNVEPIKALSELYIAEQQNEMPDVSYIRFAQGEVYYHYQDFEAAVFKWENVSNELKPWAQKNIADAHAKMNLLAIAEDIYNAVETDSEVLQTEVLLQLFSVYIQLDNRTKAVAAIKKAVDINPDYPDVTEMARVFFGEQQDWNNAVALAVNEAKRTESLSWFAVLEEYVEQGHTANMNPSDFSEVLMVLFNIDQNHFESLSLALWNSYKQNDFYFAWMEEINNLLLSTEPGYSYVWNKLSNQFKETYSELTNGNYLIKEFSYLVPSHLINWMKVSTASDAALVASAVLAWGEINPSDFEAAAVDHAENLLNQSARYPNAISDSVKLFDSIIKWSVNEGMTLDKRFKWMVDELTNVNQYHIMLTGTEASGQSSFVNTLLNDDLSDDATNATVLYKDADNAKIHAITHDEERSIAEHHEFKEATNSQEAFISCEIPVSFLSENRLTLIDAPGLTDSDIFRSKGNHYLHLADSLLFVLNGDSNLTSQELDKAVKMKDQAPDIPIHFLLCEMDRNTNSKEAVERTEKIIARIQAYFPNARTFIFSANDNKKTQVDEFSAFVSSIKSGHRLEEERTAKILYYIKRSIEFLLVKREEVENLLMDNITWNEEKVTKLKGTKNQLADIEDNSVQSIKSSYSTIIQKWRQNLMKELPVLIQQSAEVIKDDSDLGSIHTELNDTINKRINQYIEDEVLPDLYRELQEWITDSERELDESRTYLSEMSESFNELFGEDKIYFECDRRVLDDWHRDIDRMTRKNIQLTNATFITNLNISPFLWKSAGKLVGALAKNKEAIHHKYKQYVEGKDYSKTVEGIMDEFLQQFEIFGKSLERDINMFFTDSYKELNETLSETYDEIEENKSSLSEMRERPELYLNPITLFEMKLRQYEWITAADQRIYENQ comes from the coding sequence ATGACAATGGAAGAACAACTAATTAGTAAATCCTATTATCATACATTTACTGAAGGTATTCAAAATGTGGAGCCAATCAAGGCTTTGAGTGAACTATATATAGCAGAGCAACAAAACGAAATGCCTGATGTATCGTATATACGTTTTGCTCAGGGAGAGGTCTATTATCACTATCAAGATTTTGAGGCGGCCGTTTTCAAATGGGAAAATGTATCGAACGAATTAAAGCCATGGGCTCAGAAGAATATAGCGGATGCCCATGCAAAAATGAATTTACTTGCGATTGCTGAGGACATCTATAATGCGGTGGAAACAGATTCTGAGGTGCTACAGACAGAAGTACTGCTGCAATTATTTTCAGTCTACATACAGCTCGACAACCGCACCAAGGCAGTTGCTGCTATTAAGAAAGCGGTAGATATAAATCCAGACTATCCTGATGTAACTGAAATGGCACGAGTATTCTTCGGAGAACAACAAGATTGGAATAATGCTGTTGCGCTTGCTGTTAATGAGGCAAAGCGAACAGAATCATTATCATGGTTTGCTGTTTTAGAAGAGTATGTAGAACAGGGCCATACTGCAAATATGAATCCAAGCGATTTTAGTGAAGTGTTAATGGTTTTATTTAATATTGATCAGAATCATTTTGAAAGTCTATCACTGGCACTCTGGAATAGTTACAAACAAAATGATTTTTATTTTGCCTGGATGGAAGAGATTAATAATCTTCTGTTAAGCACTGAACCGGGATATTCCTATGTATGGAACAAGCTTTCAAATCAGTTTAAGGAAACATATTCTGAATTAACGAACGGAAACTACTTGATTAAAGAATTTTCTTATTTAGTTCCTAGTCATTTAATAAATTGGATGAAAGTATCTACAGCTTCAGATGCTGCGCTAGTTGCTTCTGCTGTATTAGCCTGGGGTGAAATTAATCCATCTGATTTTGAAGCTGCTGCAGTTGATCATGCAGAGAACCTGTTAAATCAGTCTGCACGTTATCCAAATGCTATTAGTGATAGTGTGAAGCTTTTTGATTCCATTATCAAATGGTCAGTGAATGAAGGGATGACATTGGATAAACGTTTTAAATGGATGGTGGACGAACTAACGAATGTGAATCAATACCATATAATGCTTACAGGGACAGAGGCGAGTGGTCAGTCATCTTTTGTGAATACATTGCTAAACGATGACCTCTCAGACGATGCTACTAATGCTACTGTTCTCTACAAAGATGCGGACAATGCGAAGATCCATGCTATTACGCATGACGAGGAAAGAAGTATAGCGGAACATCACGAATTTAAAGAAGCGACAAATAGTCAGGAAGCCTTTATTTCATGCGAAATACCTGTATCATTTTTAAGTGAAAACAGGCTTACTCTGATTGATGCGCCAGGGCTTACTGATTCAGATATATTCAGAAGTAAGGGCAATCATTATTTACATTTAGCAGACAGTCTGCTGTTTGTGTTGAATGGGGATTCGAATCTTACCAGTCAAGAGCTTGATAAGGCAGTAAAAATGAAAGATCAGGCACCTGATATACCTATTCATTTTCTATTATGTGAAATGGACCGAAATACCAATAGTAAAGAAGCGGTAGAACGGACTGAAAAAATCATTGCCAGAATTCAAGCTTATTTTCCAAATGCGAGAACGTTTATTTTTTCCGCAAATGATAATAAGAAAACACAAGTGGACGAATTTTCCGCTTTTGTAAGTTCGATAAAGAGTGGCCATAGATTGGAAGAGGAGCGTACAGCTAAGATTCTCTATTATATTAAAAGATCCATTGAATTCTTACTTGTTAAACGGGAAGAAGTAGAAAATTTATTAATGGATAATATCACATGGAATGAAGAGAAGGTCACTAAATTGAAAGGCACCAAAAATCAGTTAGCTGATATAGAAGATAATTCAGTACAAAGCATTAAATCTTCATATAGTACTATTATTCAGAAATGGAGACAGAATTTGATGAAGGAGCTTCCGGTATTGATACAACAAAGTGCTGAAGTCATTAAGGATGACAGTGACCTTGGAAGCATTCATACGGAGCTTAACGACACAATCAATAAGCGAATTAATCAATATATAGAAGACGAGGTTTTACCAGATTTATATAGGGAACTTCAAGAATGGATCACAGATAGCGAGAGAGAACTCGATGAAAGCCGGACGTATTTGAGTGAAATGAGTGAGAGTTTTAATGAGCTATTTGGTGAAGATAAGATATATTTCGAATGCGACAGGAGGGTACTCGATGATTGGCATCGCGACATAGATCGGATGACAAGGAAAAACATCCAGTTGACGAATGCAACTTTCATCACCAACCTTAACATTTCACCGTTTTTATGGAAGAGTGCTGGAAAGCTTGTCGGTGCATTAGCAAAAAATAAAGAAGCAATCCATCACAAATATAAACAGTATGTCGAAGGGAAAGATTACAGCAAAACTGTCGAAGGCATTATGGATGAATTTCTGCAGCAATTCGAAATATTTGGAAAATCACTCGAACGCGACATTAACATGTTCTTTACGGATTCGTATAAAGAATTAAATGAAACCTTATCAGAAACCTATGATGAGATAGAAGAAAACAAAAGTTCCCTAAGCGAAATGCGAGAGAGACCTGAGCTATACCTGAATCCAATCACCTTGTTCGAAATGAAGCTTCGTCAATATGAATGGATAACTGCTGCAGATCAACGGATTTATGAGAATCAATGA
- a CDS encoding dihydrofolate reductase family protein has protein sequence MRKVILNLAISLDGRIVDENNKFDWIHGDGDHSNDTDKQFDFSAFLASCDTMILGKTAYDDLPPEAMKEFADKKIFVLSHSTAQPKEENVEFYTGDLTALVSFLKEEDGANIWVFGGASVCNILMKADVIEEYVIGIIPMIVGKGTRLFADDNPMLSLKMEESTVTEGIAMLVYSRNI, from the coding sequence ATGAGGAAAGTTATCTTAAATTTAGCTATCAGTCTTGATGGAAGAATTGTAGATGAAAACAATAAGTTCGACTGGATTCATGGAGATGGCGATCATTCCAATGATACAGATAAGCAGTTTGACTTCTCAGCATTTTTAGCTTCATGCGATACAATGATTTTGGGTAAGACAGCATATGATGACCTTCCGCCTGAAGCGATGAAGGAATTTGCAGACAAAAAAATATTCGTACTATCACATTCCACAGCACAACCTAAAGAAGAAAATGTAGAGTTCTATACAGGTGACCTGACTGCTCTTGTCAGCTTTTTGAAAGAAGAAGACGGGGCTAATATATGGGTTTTTGGTGGCGCGAGTGTCTGTAACATATTAATGAAAGCAGATGTTATTGAAGAATATGTTATTGGGATTATACCGATGATTGTTGGTAAAGGAACGAGATTATTTGCCGATGATAATCCAATGCTTTCATTAAAAATGGAAGAAAGTACTGTAACAGAAGGAATAGCGATGCTTGTTTATTCGAGAAACATTTAG
- a CDS encoding CotD family spore coat protein, whose translation MGCCNNSRNNGRNNNVSPIQEKMIVHPTQRVRNVTTNRSVVRNVYPTEVVNVNRNVVRSENYYPVSNSDVNETVVEQYDCGSDMNSPNCQRVSPASTNNGNSNNNGSRGRSRKKCHRNDGWSWI comes from the coding sequence ATGGGATGCTGTAATAATTCTCGAAATAACGGAAGAAACAATAATGTTTCTCCGATTCAAGAGAAAATGATTGTACATCCTACTCAGCGAGTAAGGAATGTTACAACGAATCGCAGTGTTGTCAGAAATGTTTATCCAACTGAAGTAGTAAATGTAAATAGAAATGTAGTCAGAAGCGAAAATTATTATCCAGTTTCGAATTCTGATGTGAATGAGACAGTTGTGGAGCAATATGATTGTGGTAGTGATATGAATTCACCAAACTGTCAACGTGTTAGCCCTGCAAGTACAAATAATGGCAATAGTAATAACAATGGCAGTCGCGGTCGCAGTAGAAAGAAATGTCATCGTAATGATGGATGGAGCTGGATTTAA
- a CDS encoding peptide MFS transporter — protein sequence MILKNRGGCKVSDLNKQKIVESVPQKGFFGHPKGLFTLFFTEFWERFSYYGMRAILVYYMYYEVSKGGLGIDENTALAIMSIYGSLVYMSGIIGGWLADRIFGTSRAVFYGGILIMFGHIALAIPGSISMFFVSMVLIVIGTGLLKPNVSSVVGDIYPEGDNRRDAGFSIFYMGINFGGLIAPLIVGEVGMKHDFHLGFSIAAVGMFFGLLVFVFTKKKNLGLAGTIPPNPLSETEKKKVFSRIGLSAVILAIIIAITISMGILTIETFVGLVGILGILIPTIYFVVMYRSPKTTVTERSRIIAYIPLFIASVMFWAIQEQGATILAHYADNRTNLEFLGFSISPAWFQSLNPLFIILLAPIFAGLWVKLGDRQPSIPKKFSLGLLFAGLSFMVILIPGTLTGEDALVSPIWLVLSYFVVVLGELCLSPVGLSATTKLAPTAFSAQTMSLWFLSNAAAQAINAQIVRFYTPETETLYFGAIGGIAILLAIVLFLMSPKIQGYMKGVR from the coding sequence ATGATATTAAAGAACAGAGGAGGTTGTAAGGTGTCAGACTTAAATAAACAGAAAATTGTGGAAAGTGTACCCCAAAAAGGCTTCTTTGGGCATCCAAAAGGCTTATTCACTCTTTTCTTCACGGAATTTTGGGAAAGATTTTCTTATTATGGAATGCGAGCAATTCTCGTATACTATATGTACTATGAAGTATCAAAAGGCGGATTAGGGATAGATGAAAATACTGCCTTAGCTATTATGTCTATTTATGGATCACTCGTATATATGTCGGGAATTATCGGCGGCTGGCTTGCAGACCGGATATTTGGTACATCCAGGGCTGTTTTTTATGGTGGAATACTAATTATGTTCGGTCATATTGCATTAGCTATACCTGGAAGTATATCGATGTTCTTTGTTTCCATGGTCTTAATCGTCATCGGTACAGGTTTACTCAAGCCTAACGTTTCAAGTGTTGTTGGAGACATATACCCTGAAGGTGATAATCGCCGTGATGCTGGTTTCAGTATCTTCTATATGGGGATTAACTTCGGAGGACTTATCGCGCCACTAATTGTTGGGGAAGTCGGTATGAAGCATGACTTTCACCTCGGCTTTAGTATAGCTGCAGTTGGGATGTTCTTTGGGTTATTAGTATTTGTGTTTACGAAAAAGAAAAACCTTGGATTAGCAGGAACAATCCCTCCAAATCCATTATCAGAGACGGAAAAGAAAAAAGTATTTTCAAGAATAGGCTTAAGTGCCGTTATTTTAGCTATCATTATTGCTATCACTATTTCAATGGGCATTCTAACTATTGAGACATTTGTTGGCCTTGTTGGTATTTTAGGTATTCTGATCCCAACGATTTATTTCGTTGTGATGTACCGCAGTCCAAAAACAACGGTAACAGAGCGTTCGAGAATCATTGCTTATATTCCATTATTTATTGCATCTGTCATGTTCTGGGCTATCCAGGAACAAGGAGCAACCATCTTGGCTCACTACGCAGATAATCGTACTAATCTGGAATTCTTAGGTTTCTCGATTTCTCCAGCTTGGTTTCAATCATTAAACCCATTATTTATTATCCTATTAGCACCAATATTTGCTGGACTTTGGGTAAAACTTGGGGATCGTCAGCCAAGTATTCCAAAGAAATTCTCACTTGGTTTGCTGTTTGCCGGTTTATCCTTTATGGTTATTCTTATACCGGGAACATTAACTGGCGAAGATGCATTAGTTAGTCCAATATGGCTTGTTCTAAGTTATTTCGTTGTCGTGCTTGGTGAGCTTTGCTTATCGCCAGTAGGGCTATCAGCTACAACAAAATTAGCACCTACGGCATTTTCAGCACAGACGATGAGTTTATGGTTCCTATCCAACGCAGCTGCGCAAGCTATTAACGCACAAATTGTAAGATTCTACACACCTGAAACAGAGACACTGTATTTCGGTGCAATTGGAGGGATCGCAATTCTTCTTGCGATCGTCCTATTCCTTATGTCGCCGAAAATTCAGGGCTACATGAAAGGTGTACGCTAA
- a CDS encoding cold-shock protein, whose translation MQQGTVKWFNADKGFGFIEVEGGDDLFVHFSAIQGEGFKTLEEGQAVSFDVEDGQRGPQATNVQKG comes from the coding sequence ATGCAACAAGGTACAGTTAAATGGTTCAATGCGGATAAAGGTTTCGGTTTTATCGAAGTAGAAGGTGGAGACGATCTATTCGTACACTTCTCAGCTATCCAGGGTGAAGGATTTAAAACATTAGAAGAAGGTCAAGCAGTTTCTTTTGATGTAGAAGATGGTCAACGCGGACCACAAGCAACTAACGTTCAAAAAGGTTAA
- a CDS encoding class I SAM-dependent methyltransferase produces MKKNESSLTSLISAFGRAYHSKYDDNPKIFDDFIAKDLITEEEFTDIRENMTNGISFFNQEIAKKYQDHPDEILKWITQVQLSPTPLARSAYCEYVLLKEITLGVKQYVILGAGLDSFCFRHPELGDSLDIIEVDYPATQDFKKKRLANANYQIPDNLHFVSMDFTKEVSKLIEENLMPNKKTFFSLLGVTYYLSKEEIANLINKLFAEVPSRSSIVFDYADDNLFEEKGLSNRVENMIQMASASGEPMKSCFTFSEMEKMLESASLLIYEHSSPATIHDQFFQNRTDYLSAFETIHYIHAVKK; encoded by the coding sequence ATGAAGAAAAATGAATCAAGTTTAACTTCTTTAATATCGGCTTTTGGTCGAGCCTACCACAGTAAATATGATGACAACCCTAAGATTTTCGATGATTTTATTGCCAAAGATTTAATAACGGAAGAAGAATTTACAGATATACGCGAAAACATGACAAACGGCATTTCATTTTTCAATCAAGAAATCGCAAAGAAATATCAGGATCACCCGGATGAAATATTAAAATGGATTACACAAGTGCAGCTTTCTCCAACTCCGTTAGCGCGTAGTGCCTATTGTGAATATGTACTATTAAAAGAAATAACACTTGGCGTTAAACAGTACGTTATTCTGGGCGCTGGATTAGATTCATTCTGTTTCCGACACCCCGAATTAGGTGACAGCTTAGATATTATTGAAGTTGACTATCCAGCCACCCAAGACTTTAAAAAGAAAAGATTAGCAAATGCTAATTATCAAATTCCGGATAACCTTCATTTCGTATCAATGGATTTCACCAAAGAGGTTAGTAAGCTTATTGAAGAAAATTTGATGCCAAACAAAAAAACTTTCTTCAGCCTTTTAGGTGTTACGTACTATTTGTCAAAAGAAGAAATTGCTAACCTTATTAATAAATTGTTTGCCGAAGTTCCTTCAAGAAGTTCTATCGTATTTGATTATGCTGACGACAATCTATTTGAAGAAAAAGGTTTATCTAATCGAGTTGAGAATATGATTCAAATGGCTTCAGCTAGCGGCGAACCCATGAAATCTTGTTTTACTTTTAGTGAAATGGAAAAAATGTTAGAAAGTGCTAGCTTACTGATTTATGAACATTCATCTCCTGCTACGATTCATGATCAATTCTTTCAAAATCGTACAGATTATTTGTCTGCATTCGAAACCATTCACTACATTCATGCTGTAAAAAAATAA
- a CDS encoding pyridoxine 5'-phosphate oxidase C-terminal domain-containing protein, giving the protein MYKVAAYEVEFWQGDPERKHIRVQYQRNGKHRGHRLLWP; this is encoded by the coding sequence TTGTACAAAGTCGCTGCGTACGAAGTTGAATTCTGGCAAGGGGATCCAGAACGAAAACACATCAGGGTTCAATATCAGCGTAACGGTAAGCATAGGGGACATCGTTTATTGTGGCCGTGA
- a CDS encoding SET domain-containing protein, whose amino-acid sequence MIEIKSSPLSDGDYTRGVFATQNIKKGQLLHEAPVLAYRNEEHQHIEKTLLADYAFEYGLHHSAILLGYGMLFNHSYEPNATYEISFENHTFNFFAYRDIKAGEEILINYNGDVDDKELLWFDRDDS is encoded by the coding sequence ATGATCGAAATCAAATCCTCTCCTCTAAGTGATGGAGACTACACTAGAGGTGTCTTTGCTACACAAAACATAAAAAAGGGACAGTTGTTGCACGAAGCTCCTGTTCTTGCCTATAGAAATGAAGAACATCAACATATTGAAAAAACGTTGTTAGCTGATTATGCTTTTGAATATGGACTTCATCATTCGGCAATTTTACTGGGCTATGGCATGCTATTTAACCATTCCTATGAACCAAACGCTACGTACGAAATCAGCTTTGAAAATCACACCTTTAATTTCTTTGCCTACCGCGACATAAAGGCAGGAGAAGAAATCCTGATTAATTATAATGGCGACGTTGATGATAAAGAGCTTTTGTGGTTTGATCGTGATGATTCATAA
- a CDS encoding cytochrome P450 family protein — protein MESIKLFSKEFHQNPYDYYKNIRPHQPFAKVNIANENFHSWMAFSYEAATAVLKDERFIKDIRNVFPDEFTDENMPPIGQSMLFVDPPDHRRLRQLVQRGFTPKHIARLRGRIEEIAREESSKMGNKQQVDFIQAYAFPIPIRVICELLGVPTEDQRDFQRWSNVMVDVNENDKYEQSNAEFMNYLGRLFELKRQSPQEDLLSELIHVEEEEGKLTTNELFGVVMLLIVAGHETTVNLISNGLLALLTHPEQLALLKEDHSLIPQAIEELLRFNGPVEFSTDRWARESFQFMGQQVNKGDHVIVSLASADHDQNMVDAPDMLDITREKSPHLAFGKGIHYCLGAPLARLEADIAFRVLLEEYPNISIDADLSDLEWRQSYIIRGLKELPVRLV, from the coding sequence ATGGAATCAATTAAACTTTTTTCAAAAGAATTTCATCAAAATCCGTACGATTACTACAAGAACATCCGCCCACATCAACCTTTCGCAAAAGTTAATATAGCGAATGAAAACTTTCATTCATGGATGGCTTTTTCTTACGAAGCTGCCACAGCAGTTCTAAAAGATGAGAGGTTTATTAAAGATATCCGAAACGTTTTTCCAGATGAGTTTACAGATGAAAATATGCCTCCTATCGGACAAAGCATGCTTTTTGTCGATCCTCCTGACCATCGTCGGCTGCGACAGTTAGTTCAGCGTGGCTTTACACCAAAGCATATTGCTAGATTAAGAGGAAGAATTGAAGAAATAGCCCGTGAAGAATCCTCCAAAATGGGAAATAAGCAGCAAGTAGATTTCATTCAAGCATATGCCTTCCCTATCCCGATTCGTGTGATCTGTGAATTATTAGGAGTCCCTACAGAAGATCAGCGTGACTTCCAACGTTGGTCAAATGTAATGGTAGACGTGAATGAGAATGACAAATATGAGCAATCCAATGCTGAATTCATGAATTATTTAGGTCGTTTGTTTGAACTTAAGCGACAATCTCCTCAAGAGGATTTATTATCTGAGTTAATTCATGTCGAAGAAGAGGAAGGCAAATTGACGACAAACGAATTATTTGGAGTCGTCATGCTGCTGATTGTGGCCGGTCATGAAACAACGGTCAATCTTATTTCAAATGGCCTGCTGGCACTGCTTACACATCCAGAACAGCTTGCCTTATTAAAAGAGGATCATTCACTAATTCCTCAGGCCATTGAAGAATTACTACGATTCAATGGCCCAGTAGAGTTCAGTACCGATCGCTGGGCACGAGAGTCCTTTCAATTCATGGGACAGCAAGTGAACAAAGGGGATCATGTTATTGTATCACTCGCTTCTGCTGATCACGATCAAAACATGGTGGATGCACCCGATATGTTAGATATCACCAGAGAAAAAAGCCCCCATTTAGCATTTGGTAAAGGTATCCACTACTGTTTAGGAGCTCCTTTAGCACGACTGGAAGCTGACATTGCCTTTCGTGTATTACTAGAGGAGTATCCGAATATCTCAATCGATGCAGACTTATCAGATTTAGAGTGGCGTCAGAGTTATATTATTCGTGGGTTGAAAGAATTGCCTGTTAGGTTGGTGTGA